The following is a genomic window from Deinococcus humi.
AGGATGTGAACCAGAAGAGCATCTTTGAACTGGCGCGCGAGGTCGTCGATCTGGCCGGCCGCGCGGGGGCCGGCAAACTGGCCGCGGACGAACTGGCGGGCAGCACCTTCTCGATCACCAATATCGGCTCGATCGGCGCGCTGTTCTCGTTCCCGATCATTAACGTGCCCGACGCCGCCATCCTGGGCATCCACAGCATCGTCAAGCGGCCCATCGTGGATGAGCATGACAACATCGTGGTGGCGCATATGATGTACCTGAGCCTGTCTTTCGACCACCGCCTGGTGGACGGCGCAGAGGCGGCACGCTTCTGCAAAGAGGTGATCCGCTTGCTGGAAAACCCGGACCGGCTGATGCTGGAAGCGATGTAATCGCATCCACCGTCGCGATCCCCAAGCTGACCTAAAGGTGCGCCCGCGATTCGTCAAGGGCGCATCAGCTTGAAAGAATAAAGTGGAGCGTCGGGAGAGTCCGCTGCGGCCCCCTGCCCCCTCCTTTCACCCCTTTCCAGGAGACTTCGTTACACTGCCATGATGACCCGCATTCTGATTCCCTTGCTGTGCCTGACGGCCCTGGCCCCCGCGGCACAGGGCCTGAAGGTGCAGGTCTGGGACCGGGAATTGCAGACCAAGGTGGGTGACGGCGAGACCAGCGGCAGCAAGCTGATCATGCAGTTTGTCGGCGATTACGATGGCCCCGTCGTGGTGCTGTTCGCGCAGACTGACGAGGAAAAGTCGCGAATGACCTTCCCTGGCCTCAAAAGCAGCTACAACGGTGTTCTCAGCAAGGGTCAACTGACCCTGCAATTGCCGGGCGCAGCCGGGGCCAACGCCGCCAACACCTCCCTGACCCTCAGCAAGTTCCTTTCCCCTTTCAAACTGACCCTCAGCGCCCAGCCTGCCGGACAGGCCCTGAGTCTGCCGGGCCTCAAGACCACGGATTCGGCGGCCAAGGACAGCAAGTAAGCCCGTCCCCACTTCACCCATTCAAGGAGACCGCATGCTGGCGCAGATTCTGGTTGTAGAAGACGATCCACACCTCGGGCCGCTGCTCAAGGAATACCTGTCCGCCGATTACCAGGTGCATCACGCCGCCACCCTGCGGGACGCGCAGTCGTGGCTGGGCATGCACAGCGCCCAGCTGATCCTGCTGGACCTGAACCTGCCCGACGGTGACGGCCTGGATCTGGTTCAGGCGTTGCGACAGTACAGCAGCACCCCCGTACTGGTGCTGTCGGCCCGCAGCGGCGTCCAGGAGCGGGTGGCCGGGCTGAACGCCGGCGCCGATGACTACCTGACCAAGCCCTTCGCCATGCCCGAACTGGACGCCCGCATCACGGCCCTGCTGCGCCGCACTGCCGCGGGTACTGGGGTGAATCTGGGCAACACCAGCCTCAGCACGTCCAGCCTGCTGCTGACGGTGAACGACAAGAGCATCAACCTGACCGAGCACGAGGCGCGCATTCTGGAACTGATGATGCGCACCCCCGAACGCGTGTTCTCACGGGCCGATATCGAATCCCACCTGTACGGCTGGGAGACGCCCAACAGCAACAGTGTGGAGGTCCGCATCTCGCAGCTTCGCAAGAAACTCGAGCAGTCGGACAGCGACCTGAAAATCCGCACCATCCGCAACGTCGGCTACGTGCTGCAAGCCTGACCCGCATGCTGCCCCCGGCTCGCCCTGCCCCAAACGCGCCCGCAGCTGGCTCACGCCGGGGCGGGGCGCTGACTCCGGGAGCGGGGCTGTCCTCGGCGCGGGTGGCGTGGCGGCACAGCCTGCGCTTCCGGCTGGCGGCCACCTACAGCCTGCTGGCGCTGGCGCTGATCATGCTGATCAGTCTGGGCGTGGTGACCCTGCTGCTGTCGCAGATGGACCAGCAGTTCAATGACCGTCTGAATGACCGCGCCGACACGCTGGCCGAGGCGTTTTCCACTTCCGGCGCGGGCCTGGGCAAGACGGCGGGCGGGGCCAACGCCTACACGATGCT
Proteins encoded in this region:
- a CDS encoding response regulator transcription factor, whose protein sequence is MLAQILVVEDDPHLGPLLKEYLSADYQVHHAATLRDAQSWLGMHSAQLILLDLNLPDGDGLDLVQALRQYSSTPVLVLSARSGVQERVAGLNAGADDYLTKPFAMPELDARITALLRRTAAGTGVNLGNTSLSTSSLLLTVNDKSINLTEHEARILELMMRTPERVFSRADIESHLYGWETPNSNSVEVRISQLRKKLEQSDSDLKIRTIRNVGYVLQA